One part of the Streptomyces nigra genome encodes these proteins:
- a CDS encoding sigma-70 family RNA polymerase sigma factor, giving the protein MSTRTRTATIPTRPAGSAPAEETLYEEELARGLLAGDQQALAGIYRRWGSLVHTLAARSLGDPHEAEDVTQQVFLGAWRGRHGFRPERGPLGAWLVGITRRKIADALSARTRRLALADAVNSTDPAAGESTGPDDVLDRVLLVDALSRLPARQQQVLCLAFYDDLTQAQIAERTGLPLGTVKSHTRRGLYRLRGALEQGRADTMAA; this is encoded by the coding sequence ATGAGCACGCGAACGCGAACCGCCACCATCCCGACCCGCCCCGCCGGCTCCGCGCCGGCCGAGGAGACCCTCTACGAGGAGGAGCTGGCCCGGGGCCTGCTCGCCGGCGACCAGCAGGCCCTGGCGGGGATCTACCGGCGCTGGGGCTCGCTGGTGCACACCCTGGCCGCCCGTTCCCTCGGGGACCCGCACGAGGCCGAGGACGTCACCCAGCAGGTGTTCCTCGGCGCCTGGCGGGGACGGCACGGCTTCCGGCCCGAACGCGGCCCGCTGGGCGCCTGGCTCGTCGGCATCACCCGCCGCAAGATCGCCGACGCGCTCTCCGCGCGGACCCGGCGCCTGGCCCTGGCCGACGCCGTCAACAGCACGGACCCGGCGGCCGGGGAGAGCACCGGCCCCGACGACGTCCTCGACCGGGTGCTGCTGGTGGACGCCCTGTCCCGGCTCCCCGCCCGCCAGCAGCAGGTGCTGTGCCTGGCCTTCTACGACGACCTGACGCAGGCCCAGATCGCCGAGCGCACCGGCCTGCCCCTGGGCACCGTCAAGAGTCACACCCGCCGCGGCCTCTACCGCCTCCGCGGCGCGCTCGAACAGGGCCGCGCCGACACCATGGCCGCCTGA
- a CDS encoding DUF2180 family protein, whose translation MNCYECNQLDRATDAVAVCNVCGAAVCAEHVHSEPVQMRGPAQPGKVIHSRPARRMTCPVCRTAEKAT comes from the coding sequence ATGAACTGTTACGAATGCAACCAGTTGGACCGCGCCACCGACGCGGTCGCGGTGTGCAACGTGTGCGGGGCCGCGGTCTGCGCCGAGCACGTGCACTCGGAACCGGTGCAGATGCGGGGGCCCGCGCAGCCGGGCAAGGTGATCCACAGCCGGCCGGCCCGGCGGATGACGTGCCCGGTGTGCCGTACGGCCGAGAAGGCGACCTGA
- a CDS encoding DUF5914 domain-containing protein, with the protein MTRRPDDARWTSPLRFRRPPDWARQRPSWRQARPALIADALKRASARPSGNWFVVGASRDVRAGERPCGRTVGGVEVVLWRGQDGTPHAGSGICPHLGAPLRDSRVVCGTLVCHWHGLALDGAPFAGWEPYPVHDDGVLVWVRLDEVGGEEPLERPVVPRRPEAGALDAVFTAVGTCEPQDVVANRLDPWHGSWFHPYSFVDLKVVGSPDGDGDDAFVVDVSFRALGSWVVPVRAEFTAPDPRTVLMRITEGEGATSVVETHATPLTAEGASRPRTAVVEAIVAASDRRGFALARAAAPAVRPLMRRTAGRLWRDDLAYAERRWALRSTGRFPG; encoded by the coding sequence CTGGCGGCAGGCCCGCCCCGCGCTCATCGCCGACGCGCTCAAGCGGGCCTCGGCCCGCCCCTCCGGCAACTGGTTCGTCGTCGGAGCCTCCCGCGACGTCCGGGCCGGCGAACGCCCCTGCGGCAGGACCGTCGGCGGGGTCGAGGTCGTGCTGTGGCGCGGGCAGGACGGCACACCGCACGCAGGGTCCGGGATCTGCCCGCACCTGGGGGCGCCGCTGCGCGACAGCCGTGTGGTGTGCGGCACCCTGGTGTGCCACTGGCACGGACTCGCCCTGGACGGCGCCCCGTTCGCCGGCTGGGAGCCGTACCCCGTGCACGACGACGGGGTCCTCGTCTGGGTACGGCTGGACGAGGTCGGCGGCGAGGAGCCGCTGGAGCGGCCGGTGGTGCCGCGCCGCCCCGAAGCGGGCGCGCTGGACGCCGTGTTCACGGCGGTGGGGACCTGCGAGCCGCAGGACGTCGTCGCCAACCGCCTGGACCCCTGGCACGGTTCGTGGTTCCACCCGTACTCGTTCGTCGACCTGAAGGTGGTCGGCTCACCGGACGGCGACGGGGACGACGCGTTCGTCGTCGACGTCTCCTTCCGGGCGCTGGGCTCCTGGGTGGTGCCGGTGCGCGCCGAGTTCACCGCGCCCGATCCGCGCACGGTCCTCATGCGCATCACGGAGGGCGAGGGGGCGACGTCCGTGGTGGAGACCCATGCCACGCCGCTGACCGCCGAGGGCGCGAGCAGGCCCCGCACCGCGGTCGTCGAGGCGATCGTCGCCGCCTCCGACCGCCGCGGCTTCGCCCTCGCCCGGGCGGCCGCCCCCGCCGTGCGGCCCCTGATGCGCCGTACGGCGGGCCGCCTGTGGCGCGACGACCTGGCGTACGCGGAACGCCGCTGGGCGCTGCGGAGCACCGGGCGCTTCCCGGGCTGA
- a CDS encoding FAD-dependent oxidoreductase, translated as MTAQGQPAARRGRDRKAEVLMPAPGRERFAPGEAPSVAVIGGGIAGLAAATLLAERGARVTLYEREQSLGGRLAGRRTRLADGSDVTMSRGFHAFFRQYYNLRGLLRRTDPGLERLTPLADYPLRHSGGLTDSFAKVPRTPPFSALGFVVLSPTFGWRDLAAMNARAALPLLDVRVPEVYERFDHVSATRFLDGVRFPKTAHHLAFEVFSRSFFADPAELSAAELLLMFHIYFLGSSEGLLFDVPDEPFPQALWEPLGEYLERLGAVVRTGTPVDAVEPREGGGAEVRTGSDAVAYEAVVLALDPGALRQLVAASPALGNEAWRADIDAIRTAPPFLVSRLWLDRPVRPERPAFLGTSGYDGLDNISVLNRYEGEARRWAARTGGSVVELHAYAVTDGRPEDVQRGLLERLHEIYPETRDAMVIDARHEWRADCPLFPVGSYGRRPRVRTPHPWLTLAGDAVRCDLPVALMERAATTGFLAANALLAARGVRGQVLWTVPRAGRSPALRALGALATAR; from the coding sequence ATGACCGCCCAGGGTCAGCCCGCCGCCCGGCGTGGCCGCGACCGCAAGGCCGAGGTGCTGATGCCGGCGCCCGGCCGGGAGCGGTTCGCCCCCGGGGAGGCGCCGTCCGTCGCCGTGATCGGCGGCGGGATCGCGGGGCTCGCCGCGGCCACGCTGCTGGCCGAGCGGGGCGCCCGGGTGACCCTCTACGAGCGGGAGCAGTCCCTGGGCGGCCGGCTCGCGGGCCGGCGCACCCGTCTGGCGGACGGCTCCGACGTCACGATGAGCCGCGGCTTCCACGCCTTCTTCCGCCAGTACTACAACCTGCGCGGTCTGCTGCGGCGCACCGATCCCGGGCTCGAGCGGCTCACCCCGCTCGCCGACTATCCGCTGCGGCACAGCGGCGGTCTGACGGACAGCTTCGCGAAGGTGCCACGCACCCCGCCGTTCAGCGCCCTCGGCTTCGTCGTGCTGAGCCCCACCTTCGGCTGGCGCGACCTGGCCGCGATGAACGCGCGCGCGGCGCTGCCGCTGCTCGACGTGCGCGTCCCCGAGGTGTACGAGCGTTTCGACCACGTCAGCGCGACCCGCTTCCTCGACGGGGTGCGCTTCCCAAAGACCGCGCACCATCTGGCGTTCGAGGTGTTCTCGCGGAGCTTCTTCGCCGACCCCGCGGAGCTGTCGGCGGCCGAACTGCTGCTGATGTTCCACATCTACTTCCTCGGCTCGTCGGAGGGGCTGCTCTTCGACGTGCCGGACGAGCCGTTCCCGCAGGCGCTGTGGGAGCCGCTGGGCGAGTACCTCGAGCGGCTGGGCGCGGTCGTGCGCACGGGCACCCCCGTCGACGCCGTCGAGCCCCGGGAGGGCGGTGGCGCGGAGGTGCGGACCGGTTCCGACGCCGTCGCGTACGAGGCGGTCGTGCTCGCCCTCGACCCGGGCGCGCTGCGGCAGTTGGTCGCCGCCTCACCCGCGCTGGGGAACGAGGCGTGGCGCGCCGACATCGACGCGATCCGCACCGCCCCGCCGTTCCTCGTGTCCCGGCTCTGGCTCGACCGGCCGGTCCGCCCCGAGCGGCCCGCCTTCCTCGGGACCAGCGGGTACGACGGACTGGACAACATCAGCGTCCTGAACCGCTACGAGGGCGAGGCCCGGCGCTGGGCCGCGCGCACCGGCGGCTCGGTCGTGGAACTGCACGCGTACGCGGTCACCGACGGACGGCCCGAGGACGTGCAACGCGGGCTCCTCGAACGGCTGCACGAGATCTACCCGGAGACCCGGGACGCGATGGTGATCGACGCCCGGCACGAGTGGCGCGCCGACTGCCCGCTCTTCCCGGTGGGTTCGTACGGCCGCCGCCCCCGGGTGCGCACCCCGCACCCCTGGCTGACGCTGGCCGGGGACGCCGTCCGGTGCGACCTGCCGGTCGCCCTGATGGAACGGGCGGCCACGACGGGCTTCCTCGCGGCCAACGCGCTGCTGGCGGCGCGGGGAGTGCGCGGCCAGGTCCTGTGGACGGTGCCGCGCGCGGGCCGGTCCCCGGCCCTGCGGGCCCTCGGCGCCCTGGCGACGGCACGCTGA
- a CDS encoding aromatic ring-hydroxylating oxygenase subunit alpha: MNQTDSAGSQESRSPGHPEPDAAFDLRRVGAHPDFWYPVARSRSVRRGRTVAAVFAGERIALFRTRSGIVHALEDRCAHRQVPLSMGVVEGETLRCCYHAWAYRGDGRISQIPYLSKGDRRPPRGVRGYPVREAYGLVFVFPGDPEKADVTELPDLPAYGSPRYSTMTFSRTVRCHYSFMHENLLDMNHQFLHRGVVGTLHPELLGYTTTPRSVEARYLFTHSGGKRNRGAGLLAAEGLGGKDSADVMTIRTEYPYQTLDLVPEGADHPAFRLWAVYVPEDAEQRVCHAYGLLMIEKPKVPGALRLAWPLIRRFTERVFAEDRMAVEAEQRAWDEQGEDRNHEVFPLILDVRSVLRGNGVPLGAATPVCGTASAGCAPPVAAHRPYAGDRPAYGGPGVEFPAVDGG, from the coding sequence ATGAACCAGACGGACTCCGCCGGGAGCCAGGAGAGCCGGAGCCCGGGACACCCGGAACCGGACGCCGCCTTCGACCTGAGGCGGGTGGGGGCGCATCCCGACTTCTGGTACCCGGTCGCCCGGTCCCGCTCGGTCCGCCGCGGCCGGACCGTCGCCGCGGTCTTCGCCGGGGAGCGCATCGCGCTGTTCCGGACCCGCAGCGGCATCGTGCACGCCCTGGAGGACCGCTGCGCGCACCGGCAGGTGCCGTTGAGCATGGGCGTCGTGGAGGGCGAGACCTTGCGCTGCTGCTACCACGCCTGGGCCTACCGCGGCGACGGCCGTATCTCGCAGATCCCCTACCTCTCCAAGGGCGACCGCAGACCGCCGCGCGGTGTGCGCGGCTACCCCGTCCGCGAGGCGTACGGGCTGGTGTTCGTCTTCCCCGGCGACCCGGAGAAGGCCGACGTCACCGAGCTGCCCGACCTGCCCGCCTACGGCTCACCGCGCTACAGCACCATGACCTTCAGCCGGACGGTGCGCTGCCACTACTCGTTCATGCACGAGAACCTCCTCGACATGAACCACCAGTTCCTGCACAGGGGCGTCGTCGGCACCCTGCACCCCGAACTGCTCGGCTACACCACCACCCCGCGCTCGGTCGAGGCGCGGTACCTGTTCACGCACTCCGGGGGCAAGCGCAATCGCGGCGCCGGTCTGCTCGCCGCCGAGGGGCTGGGCGGCAAGGACTCCGCGGACGTGATGACGATCCGCACCGAGTATCCGTACCAGACGCTCGACCTCGTGCCCGAGGGCGCGGACCACCCGGCGTTCCGGCTGTGGGCGGTGTACGTCCCCGAGGACGCCGAACAGCGCGTCTGCCACGCCTACGGCCTGCTCATGATCGAGAAGCCGAAGGTGCCGGGGGCGCTGCGGCTGGCCTGGCCGCTCATCCGGCGCTTCACCGAGCGGGTGTTCGCCGAGGACCGGATGGCCGTGGAGGCCGAGCAGCGGGCCTGGGACGAGCAGGGCGAGGACCGCAACCACGAGGTCTTCCCGCTCATCCTGGACGTCCGCTCGGTGCTGCGCGGCAACGGCGTCCCGCTGGGCGCCGCGACACCGGTGTGCGGGACGGCGTCCGCCGGCTGCGCCCCGCCGGTGGCGGCCCACCGGCCGTACGCGGGGGACCGCCCCGCGTACGGCGGGCCGGGCGTCGAGTTCCCGGCGGTGGACGGCGGCTGA
- a CDS encoding DUF3140 domain-containing protein, producing the protein MDDAEREETWSDFRDVVNMSPSRLDEWLATDESREAGQHRDGGESTGHASGRRIAEILRTKKDDLTDDDYGHMRKVVGYVRRHLAQRPSGDVEDSRWRHSLMNWGHDPLA; encoded by the coding sequence GTGGACGACGCGGAGCGCGAGGAGACCTGGAGCGACTTCCGGGACGTGGTGAACATGTCACCGTCCCGGCTCGACGAGTGGCTGGCGACCGACGAGTCGCGCGAGGCCGGGCAGCACAGGGACGGCGGCGAGTCCACCGGGCACGCCTCCGGGCGGCGGATCGCCGAGATCCTCCGTACGAAGAAGGACGACCTGACGGACGACGACTACGGGCACATGCGCAAGGTCGTCGGCTATGTCCGCCGCCATCTGGCACAGCGGCCGTCGGGAGACGTCGAGGACAGCCGCTGGCGGCACTCGCTGATGAACTGGGGGCACGACCCCCTGGCCTGA
- a CDS encoding STAS domain-containing protein has product MSTTSDDSVFHLDTALDATGDAHIRITGDLDWDSADEFTEAARALLRADPAPRRLRLDCARLTLCDSLGLASLLMVQRASAEAGTPLHLDNRPEALRRLLDMTGTAELFDGSAGRAADAPDASGEAGAAPPPGRT; this is encoded by the coding sequence ATGAGCACCACATCCGACGACAGCGTCTTCCACCTCGACACGGCCCTCGACGCCACCGGTGACGCGCACATCCGTATCACCGGCGACCTCGACTGGGACAGCGCCGACGAGTTCACCGAGGCGGCGCGCGCCCTGCTGCGCGCCGACCCGGCGCCCCGGCGGCTGCGCCTCGACTGCGCCCGGCTGACGCTGTGCGACTCGCTCGGCCTCGCCTCGCTGCTCATGGTGCAGCGCGCCAGTGCCGAGGCCGGGACCCCCCTGCACCTGGACAACCGGCCCGAGGCGCTGCGGCGCCTGCTGGACATGACCGGCACCGCCGAGCTCTTCGACGGCTCCGCGGGCCGTGCCGCCGACGCCCCGGACGCGTCCGGCGAGGCCGGCGCGGCACCCCCGCCCGGCCGGACGTGA
- a CDS encoding SRPBCC family protein, which produces MSGQFETTFEVDRPVDAVFDYLADGRNDPQFSPRVQRIERVPDSPTTVGTVFRSTVKDAGMKTAREFRITELQAPSKIRWAEVSKNSVTADEGGYDLEPLGDGRTRVHLYNVLEGHGVGKLLVGLAVAAARKDAPAFGERIRTAAEAAIAPR; this is translated from the coding sequence ATGTCCGGACAGTTCGAGACGACCTTCGAGGTCGACCGGCCCGTGGACGCGGTGTTCGACTATCTCGCCGACGGCCGCAACGACCCCCAGTTCAGCCCCCGCGTGCAGCGCATCGAGCGGGTCCCCGACTCCCCGACCACCGTGGGCACCGTCTTCCGGAGCACCGTCAAGGACGCCGGGATGAAGACCGCCCGGGAGTTCCGCATCACCGAGCTCCAGGCGCCCTCGAAGATCCGCTGGGCCGAGGTGTCGAAGAACAGCGTGACCGCCGACGAGGGCGGCTACGACCTGGAGCCGCTGGGCGACGGCCGCACCCGGGTCCATCTCTACAACGTCCTGGAGGGCCACGGGGTCGGCAAGCTCCTGGTGGGTCTGGCCGTCGCCGCCGCCCGCAAGGACGCGCCCGCCTTCGGCGAACGGATCAGGACCGCGGCGGAGGCGGCCATCGCCCCGCGCTGA
- a CDS encoding MerR family transcriptional regulator — translation MDTDTRDDRDEGDAGRGGGLTTGEVARRLGVAPTTVRTWDRRYGLGPDAHTGGRHRRWTPADVARLERMCALTANGLPPAEAARLAREGAPEDTARPTAGPPPRRAAPARSRAGSGLRLGDVRQECKGVARAALRLDAPALDALLAAAIEEHGLVTAWTEVIMPTLQAVGRKWENSGDRYVEVEHFLSWHVSGALRRSAPPVAADRPGAVAVLACVPGESHTLPLEVLAAALSERGVPVRMFGGALPAGSLVAAVRRTGPSVVGLWAQSRSMASRPLAQHVAGMEWGVRGARRRPVVLPLGPGWAGSPMPGMPRATNLAEAVAAVEAHMRV, via the coding sequence GTGGACACCGACACGCGGGACGACAGGGACGAGGGGGACGCCGGACGCGGCGGCGGGCTGACGACGGGCGAGGTCGCCCGGCGGCTCGGCGTGGCGCCGACCACCGTCCGCACCTGGGACCGGCGCTACGGCCTGGGCCCGGACGCGCACACCGGCGGCCGGCACCGCCGCTGGACCCCCGCGGACGTCGCGCGGCTGGAGCGCATGTGCGCGCTGACCGCCAACGGGCTACCCCCGGCCGAGGCGGCGCGCCTGGCCCGCGAGGGGGCACCGGAAGACACCGCCCGGCCGACCGCCGGACCCCCGCCCCGGCGGGCCGCGCCGGCGCGCAGCCGGGCCGGCAGCGGACTGCGTCTCGGGGACGTGCGGCAGGAGTGCAAGGGGGTCGCCCGCGCGGCGCTGCGCCTGGACGCGCCGGCGCTGGACGCCCTGCTCGCGGCCGCGATCGAGGAGCACGGGCTGGTCACCGCCTGGACCGAGGTGATCATGCCGACGCTGCAGGCGGTCGGCCGGAAGTGGGAGAACTCGGGCGACCGCTATGTCGAGGTCGAGCACTTCCTGTCCTGGCATGTCTCCGGTGCGCTGCGGCGGAGCGCGCCCCCTGTGGCCGCCGACCGTCCGGGCGCCGTCGCCGTCCTCGCGTGCGTGCCCGGGGAGAGCCACACCCTGCCGCTGGAGGTGCTGGCCGCCGCCCTGTCCGAACGCGGCGTCCCCGTGCGGATGTTCGGCGGGGCGCTGCCGGCCGGTTCCCTGGTGGCGGCCGTACGGCGGACCGGTCCCTCGGTGGTGGGGCTGTGGGCCCAGTCCCGGTCCATGGCGAGCAGACCGCTGGCCCAGCACGTCGCCGGGATGGAGTGGGGCGTACGGGGAGCCCGACGGCGACCGGTCGTGCTGCCCCTGGGACCGGGCTGGGCGGGATCGCCGATGCCCGGTATGCCGCGCGCGACGAACCTGGCGGAGGCGGTCGCCGCCGTGGAGGCCCACATGCGGGTCTGA
- a CDS encoding class I SAM-dependent methyltransferase, with protein MTLLRDHDLARAFDHASGTYDRLTALNPGYRAELLRSARRLRLPRGGEGLRVLDLGCGTGASTRALLRSAPRARITAVDASAGMLRRALEKPWPEQVRFLHRTAEETLTDDEGPYDAVFAAYLFRNVTEPDQVLDTVRTRLLRPGGRLAVHEYSLSGSTGHRALWRAVCGGVIVPMGTLTGDRALYRHLGHSVLRFDTAPAFGDRLTRAGFMDVRALPVAGWQTGIVHTFLARNGSPAHPEPAR; from the coding sequence ATGACACTGCTGCGCGACCACGACCTGGCCCGCGCCTTCGACCACGCGTCGGGCACCTACGACCGCCTCACCGCGCTCAACCCCGGCTATCGCGCCGAACTCCTGCGCTCCGCACGCCGGTTGCGGCTCCCCCGGGGCGGCGAGGGGCTGCGCGTCCTCGACCTCGGCTGCGGCACCGGCGCCTCCACCCGCGCCCTGCTGCGGTCCGCGCCCCGCGCCCGGATCACCGCCGTCGACGCCTCGGCCGGGATGCTGCGCCGGGCGCTCGAGAAGCCCTGGCCGGAGCAGGTGCGGTTCCTGCACCGCACGGCCGAGGAGACGCTCACGGACGACGAGGGCCCGTACGACGCCGTGTTCGCGGCCTATCTGTTCCGCAACGTCACCGAGCCCGACCAGGTGCTCGACACCGTACGGACCCGTCTGCTGCGGCCGGGCGGGCGGCTGGCCGTCCACGAGTACAGCCTCAGCGGGTCGACGGGCCACCGGGCGCTGTGGCGGGCGGTGTGCGGCGGGGTGATCGTCCCGATGGGCACTCTCACCGGAGACCGCGCCCTGTACCGGCACCTGGGCCACAGCGTGCTGCGCTTCGACACGGCCCCGGCGTTCGGGGACCGGCTGACCCGCGCCGGCTTCATGGACGTACGGGCGCTGCCCGTCGCCGGCTGGCAGACCGGCATCGTGCACACCTTCCTGGCCCGCAACGGCTCCCCCGCGCACCCGGAGCCGGCCCGATGA
- a CDS encoding ATP-binding protein produces MTAADLAAEPQARPVTAAMARSHVRALLGTRAQGESPSPTTVDDILLVVTELVTNAVRHGGGLVAFDATLDGETLTISVTDASPAAPHTVQRTHSTAPGGFGWPLVRQLSREVTVTPTAHGKTIRAIMAAGPGA; encoded by the coding sequence GTGACCGCAGCAGACCTCGCCGCCGAACCTCAAGCGCGGCCCGTCACCGCCGCCATGGCCCGCTCCCACGTACGCGCCCTCCTGGGCACCCGCGCCCAGGGAGAGTCGCCCTCCCCGACCACGGTCGACGACATCCTGCTCGTCGTCACCGAACTCGTCACCAACGCCGTACGGCACGGCGGCGGGCTCGTCGCCTTCGACGCCACCCTCGACGGCGAGACCCTCACCATCAGCGTCACCGACGCCTCGCCCGCCGCCCCGCACACGGTGCAGCGCACCCACTCGACCGCGCCCGGCGGCTTCGGCTGGCCCCTCGTGCGACAGCTCAGCCGCGAGGTCACCGTGACGCCGACCGCACACGGCAAGACCATCCGGGCGATCATGGCGGCCGGCCCCGGCGCCTAG
- a CDS encoding STAS domain-containing protein — protein MNDEAEIIETVVEDVRVVRVTGEFDADEADAVTAALAAPRDGAALATVVDLGGVTFADSSLLQALLTARQDHATAGLPFALMAVSPLVRRLLDLTDTARVFTTAPDLTSALDLIREEIISRRG, from the coding sequence GTGAACGACGAAGCCGAGATCATCGAGACCGTGGTCGAGGACGTGCGCGTCGTCCGGGTCACCGGCGAGTTCGACGCCGACGAGGCCGACGCCGTCACCGCCGCCCTTGCCGCGCCCCGCGACGGCGCCGCCCTGGCCACCGTCGTGGACCTGGGCGGGGTGACCTTCGCCGACTCCTCCCTGCTGCAGGCGCTGCTGACCGCCCGGCAGGACCACGCCACCGCCGGCCTCCCGTTCGCCCTGATGGCGGTGAGCCCTCTCGTACGGCGCCTGCTGGACCTCACGGACACCGCCCGCGTGTTCACCACGGCCCCGGACCTGACGTCGGCCCTGGACCTGATCCGCGAGGAGATCATTTCTCGTCGGGGATGA
- a CDS encoding lycopene cyclase family protein has translation MNGPAPDTDVLVLGGGAAGLSLAQQLTATADVRVLVVEPPDGPVRPPVRTWCFWDDGDSGLDDVVSASWPRLRVHGGDGTSHTVDPAPLRYRMLRSTRFEEYVHALLAERPGCGVLRATAGAVRDTPGGAEVDCTTPDGGPVTVRARLVFDSRPLGALPPARTRLLQHFRGWFVRTARPRFDPGVADLMDFRVPQPGRGLAFGYVLPLAPDHALVEYTEFSRTPLTTPAYEKALDRYCHDVLGLGPFTVEAAEQGVVPMTDARFPVRVGPAVYRIGTAGGATRPSTGYTFAAVQRQSRAVAVSLAAGRPHVPPPHGRRALAMDAVMLRALDTGRLDGPAFFTGLFAHTPAERLLRFLDGATSLREEWAIGLRGPVGPMLRTALELPLLPRRSHPAPRSGDRLP, from the coding sequence GTGAACGGGCCCGCACCGGACACCGACGTGCTCGTGCTGGGCGGTGGCGCGGCCGGGCTCTCCCTCGCGCAGCAGTTGACCGCGACCGCAGACGTCCGGGTGCTCGTGGTCGAGCCGCCCGACGGCCCGGTCCGCCCGCCGGTCCGGACCTGGTGCTTCTGGGACGACGGTGACAGCGGCCTCGACGACGTCGTCAGCGCGTCCTGGCCACGGCTGCGGGTGCACGGCGGCGACGGCACATCGCACACCGTCGACCCGGCCCCGCTGCGCTACCGGATGCTGCGTTCGACGCGGTTCGAGGAGTATGTGCACGCCCTGCTGGCGGAGCGGCCCGGCTGCGGTGTCCTGCGCGCCACGGCCGGCGCCGTACGCGACACACCCGGCGGGGCGGAGGTCGACTGCACGACGCCCGACGGCGGTCCGGTGACCGTGCGGGCCCGGCTCGTCTTCGACTCGCGGCCCCTCGGCGCCCTGCCGCCCGCCCGCACCCGGCTGCTCCAGCACTTCCGGGGCTGGTTCGTGCGCACGGCACGGCCCCGGTTCGACCCCGGCGTCGCCGACCTGATGGACTTCCGCGTCCCGCAGCCCGGGCGCGGGCTCGCCTTCGGGTACGTCCTGCCGCTCGCGCCGGACCACGCCCTCGTCGAGTACACCGAGTTCTCCCGGACGCCCCTGACCACACCGGCGTACGAGAAGGCCCTCGACCGGTACTGCCACGACGTGCTCGGGCTGGGCCCGTTCACGGTGGAGGCGGCCGAGCAGGGCGTCGTGCCGATGACCGACGCGCGCTTCCCGGTGCGGGTCGGTCCCGCGGTGTACCGCATCGGCACGGCCGGCGGCGCGACCCGCCCCTCGACCGGCTACACCTTCGCCGCTGTGCAGCGCCAGAGCCGGGCCGTCGCCGTCTCCCTCGCCGCCGGACGCCCGCACGTTCCGCCGCCGCACGGACGGCGGGCCCTCGCCATGGACGCGGTCATGCTGCGCGCCCTGGACACCGGGCGCCTCGACGGACCCGCCTTCTTCACCGGCCTGTTCGCCCACACCCCCGCCGAGCGGCTGCTGCGGTTCCTCGACGGCGCCACCTCGCTGCGGGAGGAGTGGGCCATCGGACTGCGCGGTCCCGTGGGCCCGATGCTGCGCACCGCCCTCGAACTGCCCCTCCTGCCCCGCCGTTCCCACCCCGCACCACGATCCGGAGACCGCCTCCCATGA
- a CDS encoding SRPBCC family protein, whose product MTEYERSRTMPAQPEHVFDQAAALDRLGSWLPDAVHVEADDPPAVTVHEDRTDEDTAALLRARPEQMRLEWGTRDDGAYAGWLQVAGIDSGASEVTLHLSFFDERHDPGEARVGEALDSSLARLEEQVRLRVDNAAG is encoded by the coding sequence ATGACCGAGTACGAGCGTTCCCGCACGATGCCCGCGCAGCCCGAGCACGTCTTCGACCAGGCCGCCGCTCTCGACCGGCTGGGCAGCTGGCTGCCGGACGCCGTACACGTGGAGGCGGACGACCCGCCCGCCGTGACCGTGCACGAGGACCGCACCGACGAGGACACCGCCGCGCTGCTGCGGGCCCGGCCGGAGCAGATGCGGCTGGAGTGGGGCACGCGTGACGACGGCGCCTACGCGGGCTGGCTCCAGGTGGCCGGGATCGACAGCGGCGCCAGCGAGGTGACGCTCCATCTGTCCTTCTTCGACGAGCGCCACGACCCCGGCGAGGCCCGGGTCGGCGAGGCCCTCGACAGCAGCCTGGCCCGCCTGGAGGAGCAGGTGCGGTTGCGGGTCGACAACGCGGCGGGCTGA